The genomic region ATGCTGCCCCCGTCGTAGCCCGTGCTGAAGAGTTCAACGTAAGTTTGCATTACTGCTTATttctattacatatttttttgttatttaaagatacattgtaaaataaaatatcgttttTATTACAGGCTCACCCCAAATACGAGTACAACTACTCTGTTTCTGACGGTCACACCGGTGACAACAAGTCCCAGCAGGAGGTCCGCGACGGAGATGTTGTGAAGGGCTCTTACTCCTTCCACGAAGCTGACGGCTCCATCAGGACCGTGGAGTACTCCGCTGACGACCACCACGGTTTCAACGCTGTGGTGCACAACACCGCCCCTACCGCCGCCCCTGTGCTCGTGAAGGCCGCTCCCGCCTACGTCGCGCCCGCCCCCTACTACCACCATTAAGATACCTGACTGAAAATACGCATTAATATTGTTTTCTACAAAACTATGTTGATAGTGTAAATAAGTTACTATTTATTGCAATATACGAATAAGTTCCATAAACATGTTGTTATATCAATTCATCATAACCTAATATCCCAAATTGGTAGGTAACTTTCATGGAGGAAGGAAAATGTGCGAAGATGTCATAAAGAAGGTAGGGCAAGAGCCTTCTTGGCTGCTATTGCAAACAGATACCTGCGTCTAAAGGAATTTGAACTTAGGCACGACGAATTAAAGAAAGTAATATAGTCTTTGAATAATCTTAGAAGAGAAATGGGTCAGTTTATTGCCACAATTCATTGTTGAAAcagaacaaaacaataaaaatattgaatcaaCCCAGTCCTAATTTCTAGGGAACTAATTTCCCTATAATTGAACCAGCGGACTTAATTTCATACCGACAGTTAAGGGAAAAAGAAACTTCATGATCGCATGATGCAGattcttacttatttttaaccgacttcccaaaaaggaggaggttctcaattcgtcgggatctttttttatgtatattcaccgattactcgaagtcgcctggaccgatttgcttttttgtttgatagggtatatCTTCCCGGTGGTCCCATAATcgccaggtcaggatctgatgatggaaaccctgagaaatcgagggaagctttcgaaaattgtaggcgtgcataggttaaaaacttgacaatgaggtgtacttctgataacactatgcaacagtgaaggtttggagctgacctgatgatggagacgagagaaggtcgaggAAACTCggcaactgaatatgtaaactaccttgtgtttgggcttatattatttgtattgacgagacctttgcaactgtgaaggtttggagctgacctgatgatggagaccggagaaggacgagggaactcgacaactgaatatgtaaactacctcgtgtttgggcttatattattcgctTTGAcgagaactttccacaaatgcgCGTAGTGACAACCATgtttgtcactgaaaagccaaaaataaaaaactttttacaaaaacataaaaccgaCTCCTAAAAACCCtgataagcaaaaaaaaacttttcttaagtgcatcggcctagaagtcggtggcgtataaactcaggaacatctattagacactgacttactaactaagaaaagtttttttttgcttttcagggTTTTTTTAGTTATACGCCTCAAAAGTTAGAAAATACtcgttaaatattaataatatcgtAAAGTATAATACGTTCTATTTTGATGTCCATTTTTTGGTCCGTTGATAGATTGGTTGAATTCGACTACAGGCGTTATCAATTCAATATCAGCAACCGTTAAATGATAAAGCCATTTTTCGCAATGAAACTTGTAGGCACATAATGTAAGTAATGTTCTAAAAGACTGCACCAAATAGGAAAATCTTATACAATAGAAAATTGTTGATGTTGATGTTCTGAACCactttatgaatttaatatacTCTGCAAATATGGATTGCTCGTTTGATTTGTAAAATCTTTGTAGGCTACAGAAACTGTTcacatttatgtatgtttagTCGTAGATATTCATTGTTGGAGAAGATTTCGTGACGTCCAATATTTTACCCGGCAATTGAAAGAGGCTTCGTTAATTTTTAAATGCTCATGCCGATCCCAGccaatattatttgtatattttgcgGCACTTGGTGTCCGCAGTTTCATTAGCGTCCCAGGGCAATTTCTTCCCGGCCCTGAAGTATATGTTATTCGAGGATAGTGTACATATCTACCAGAGTAAAATGGAACCTTTAGTGTactgacaaataaaaaatatttcgtccCAGTTACATCAGTATAGTTATCTGCAGAGTAACGGCAATCTATGAAATTCGTCTATGTCTATTAATCCTAAGTAGGTATGCAATGCAATGCCTAAAATGGCTGAGATATGCGTGAAATAAATAgctcacaaaaaatataccattttacttgtacaaaattataactaagatGGTGAAATAAGATCGTTTAACCAAATCAAATCCAATGAAGACTTCAACggaaaaaattatgtaaaaaaacattaagaaaACACCCCTATTGAGAGCATTGCGATTTGGATAGGTTAGTGTGCAGGCGAAGCGAAGCGGAGTTAATATCCCttagaaaaaacaaataaataattgtaaccTCCTTGTTGTTCCCATCAGgactagttttaaataaatcgtaaagtataaaaatattggtcTTATTCTGGTTTCAAATTAACGAACCTGGACTTCTTATCCTACATATTAATCGAAATCTGTCTAATATTAATTCtatgttatagttaaatgaCATTCCACTTATGAAACTTCTTGCAATCAACGATGTACCTTCAGTGAACGTATTGATAGTGTGACCATATAACCTGAAGCAAGGTCGCCTAAAGCTTGTTTGACAACTTCCACTACTTATACTAGAATAAGTTAATACGCAACATGCCGTTATAAATAGATAAGCTCCAAAATATAGATTATCACTTCACCTTTTGATCACAAAAGTATCAACATGTTCTCCAAAGtaagttgaaaattgtattattgaaaatatat from Helicoverpa armigera isolate CAAS_96S chromosome 4, ASM3070526v1, whole genome shotgun sequence harbors:
- the LOC135116620 gene encoding cuticle protein 8-like produces the protein FFQIVALCGLVAVCQAGLLPAPVHYSSAAAVSSQNIVRHDQPAQHVAVAAPVAYQAAPAVAYHASPAVAYHAAPAVSYHAAPVVARAEEFNAHPKYEYNYSVSDGHTGDNKSQQEVRDGDVVKGSYSFHEADGSIRTVEYSADDHHGFNAVVHNTAPTAAPVLVKAAPAYVAPAPYYHH